In Telopea speciosissima isolate NSW1024214 ecotype Mountain lineage chromosome 10, Tspe_v1, whole genome shotgun sequence, the DNA window TTGaagtgtttgtttgtttttccaAATCCCTCAACTAAATAATATTGTCCCATCTTATTTCAAACCACAGTGTGACACTCTACAACCCTAACCATTTGCTAAATTTCATAGCTTGCGTCCAATTTTCAATTCCCTAACCATTTATCCAGTTTCATAACTTGCTTCCAGTTTTCAACTCTTAGCTTCTCTTTTCCATACTAAAACCCAATCCGTTGCTACAAACCACAACTACAACCTTACTACATCTAAAACCAGCAACACGTTTTAGTTTTGattaaaatatctcatatcttttcttcttttaatatcTTTCTTGCTTGGTGGACTGTTTTACTGTAACCATATATGAAGAATATGTTAATTCTTCCGCATTTGCTTTCTTAGAatttgtgctccaccatactacTTCCACaaggagatgaaagagaagagaagcacCAATGGAGGACGTGATGCAGAtggggcttattttattagaaacaagcctgagcctaaaatatggggaGAAGGTAGGCAtacaggagccttgtgcactgggtagtgggtacggccttttaaggtaggcatacgggattaggatTAGTTAGTTCCTTTTGATTTTAAGATGTTTAGGCTTTGAATTCCCTCACCTTGAGGCTTGAGAGAAGGATTCCTTTCGTTAGtttgcttcttatttttgttgcTTAGCAATAGGATTTGCTTTTCCTAGTTAGGTTATGATTCTGAATTAAGTTAGCTATATAAATCTTGTAAGAGCCATTGGCTCGGAGACGATTTGATCAATATAAGTTTGTTTCTCTGCAATGGAGTGTTGTGCAATTCAGAAAGAGAGTGTGAGATCCTTGGAGGGCAGGGAGATTCTGTTCcttgtgatgcagatttatcaccaaactgggcttctttgcttaggaataagtctagggttgggtcatatacatgttgggcctttgatcccatgggttttcagtgtaataggccacttttatgagcctaaactatgggtaataaggttacataagggattagttagtagatttctttttaatgGTTAGTGGtaatgtgacttggttaagtggtcatgtgactatttaattgttatttaagttgagctggattaggactctagaagtccagccatgttttaagtctatttccttcagtatttcagtttcctagtcaatttaagttacctaatagcttaatgattgggttaggcctttccctTTTTAGCGTAAgagtttatttttgagtcttttatataaggttgtagggagtattgaacacgaattttgatattaatgaaaagctttttgttgctcttcttctctattgaagattttgtcttgtgtttgatcaaggctggtgggattggtgtttgatccaatcgacaccttgtaGTGTGAAGCgcgggtggatcgtttgaaggaatcggtgtttgatccgattgacaccttgagCTAGGAAACCCGAgaggttcttttgaagctttctttcaagttctgatttttattcaatatctacaatcaaacaagatgctgccaaggaaattctgcaactatagtaagtttgaatcatcccccAACCcttaccattcttcttctatccttctatacacccaaaccctagtttccccctttttgttttcagttttcCCAAGACCTAAACATCACCCAGCCATAACCATCCATCAATTCTgtcccatatttggatcgaaccaTCCCCTCATCTACTGGGAAACTCAATCCAAATCTGGTCCTCATCTGACCATCCTAAATagattccatcttcttcttccttttcaaaaaccccaaattctaaACCAAACCAGCTGCCAATTCATTCCAGCATACATTCCTCCATTaaaaccatagttatcaaggcggcaaggtgaccaaggcattggagagggtccaaaatcaagccGACACCagcaaggcgtccaaggcgcccaaggcgaccaaggagcccgGACGCTTAGGCGACGATAATTATGAttaaaacttaacgtaaccttcattaaaccctaaccataatttcgcaattttcacctattttgacctattcgAACTAccctgttcatagcagatcctggttatttggcttctagttggattcctaccaatctagaactacattacctTGTTGGTGGGAAGCCATAGTTATCATTCCTTTCTTttatactctgttttttttttcagcgaTTCAGGTATTATTTGAATCACCAGCTAGTGATCATGATGTACTTAGATTTCTTCTCTGATTTGAGCTAAAACATCATCCATCAATCTACTATTATTCTTATCATCTGTTCTTGCTGATCTCCATTAAAAGAGCCCTGATACCGTTGTTCAGGCCTGCCTTTCTTAGTGGTTGCTCCAAGCTGGGTATGGGAGATATATAtacagcttgagggggagtgttaaagtgtATCATGTGGTAATATACCATGGGATAGTGTGGTACTGTGTACCGTGGGATAATGCGGTAGTGTTGAGTTGTAAGTGGTCTTGAATTATTTTACTTTTACTGTTATCAGACTTGGGTTGTATTTAGACTTTGactcttagtaggtttcctactaagagtATATTTATTAATATAAACAGGGAGCTAGACCATGATAGCAGTACTTCAACAATTCCCTATCGTGACTCTAGTTCACCTTCTCCCTCTTCATCGTATTCACCCTACTTcatcctccttcttctctctcttctaggTGCTGATTTACAAGGTTAGTATACTCACAAatgtgataataaaaaaaatgatacataAAAGTCACTGATTATTTGGCAGTTCAAGCcttttaccgttgcaccaaatGATGGATAATGATCACTTAGCCGCTATtagacttttttgtttttctaatgTAGCTGGTGTCTATCCTTAGTGTAACTCTACTCCAAATTACAACACCCCCTTCCTCACCCTCCTACCCTGTGAAGACATGCATTAAGTGATGCATCATTGATAAAGTATGAGTACAACTGGCTCCGCCGAccgataaggctgagttgttattgttgttgtagtgAGTACAACTGGCTCCCAACTGACACAAAGTCTACAAACGAATAGTTTTATCATCATAGGGATCCGAATCAATAATAATCATCAACATATTTACACCAGAAGATTAGGATATGCCAATAACATATTATCATACATATACAACTATACAAGTGGATCCTGATAGCAAgttaaaaaacagagaagaaatcaaagaaaaggacaAGCAGAATTACAATCTTAACACTATAAAGAATATGCAGTTAGACAAACCTGAGCGAGAATATTATGATGTGGGTCATGATGCAATGGTGTGAGCGTCCCAGCAGGGCCAAACCAAGCATTAAGAGGCCTGAGCTCCCCACCACCAGCATAACAGTAGTCTGGAACCAATATGTCCCTTCGTAGATCAAAAATCTGTCAATCGGATCTAACATTAATATTATTATGCTGGGTAAAATCCCCAATAGAAAACCATAGCCCCAGAAAGGAGCATCAAAAGAAATGATTGATGTACCTGATCAAACAATGGATGCTGAGCAAGGTATGTCGGGCCAACAGTAGTTGAATCACCAGAGTGAATCCTCTCAAGAAGCTGCGAAATTGTGATCAACTCTTGTTTCCATTCTGTGCAGAGATAGTTTTTTccaacctgcaaaaaatcatGAACTTTACCAATTTTCAGTTCAGAAAGTCGCATCAAGAATTAAATTATCTTCCCTCATTAGAAGGCCACcaaagcagagagagagagagagagagagaccagtatattacaaacaaaaaattatcaAGCATTCGGTTTGTCTGTTGAGAATCTTTATTTTAAATGCAGTAAAACAAGGTAGCTTAGGGATCAAATAAGGCTAAATGTGAAGCATaaacatccaaaaaaatacagtGTGGGTTTATCGATAATGTGAGAGATTAGTGACTTAACGGCTGAGCATCTATTCAGTTGACTGAACAGGAGTGGTAACTCCACTGGTGGTGGagggccctttttttttatttttttggctgaACCCTGTTGAACAAAATAACAGGGGGAAGAATAAGAGGGCGGTGGGGTTGGTCTATGGAGAATCGAAGGAAGTAGTCGAAGGGGTGGTGAGCagaatctcttttttttctttttttcctttttaactgCTGGTGTACTCGGCAGAACGGCAATGGGAAAAATAGGTTAgggaaggagaatgagatgagAGGGATTGACAGGGAAGGGAATGAGAGAGCTTGACAGGAAGGAAATGGATCCTtcggctctaataccaaattggAGGAGGGTCGGTAGGGAGTGGGAAGAAATCTGAGATGAAgctcagagttgcaggggaggaaGGCGAatcacatgcacacacacactctcacaGAGTAAAACTCAATAAACTTCTATTCAATTCACTTCACTATCTCCATTGTTGGGttacatgcaagtatttaaagggaaaaacaagactcctattctaactatgaaactgaaataacttgCAACTCAAACTCTAACTCCTACGTAGTCAACAAAGAAAAGActgaaataaataaactaatatactacttccaacccttgttggaccaaaGGGTTGAACCGATTCCACCTGGATTTGGGTCTCCAAAGCCTATCCTGCTGGGCCACCCAGTCACATGATACTGCATCAACTGGCAATCAGTAGCTAAGTTCCATTCATCTATTGCATTGTAATAATGAAAAGGAAGCAGGATAAGCTGGCATTACTGAAAGGGACACTTTGGAGAGGGGAAGGGGTAGAGGAGTTGGTACTCTGACATCCCAAACTGGCAAGCTAActcctctttttcctctttttttctccccttccttTGTCGGAGTCGGGGAGAGTAGTTATAATCACCAAAATAACCTAGTGTAAGGGGAAAACCACATGTCGCTGAATGTGGCACCAGTTGTGTACCCAAGCATGGTAAAAACAGATTGAATGGTCAAAGGCAGCACAGAATGGATTGACTATCTGTAACAATGTACGCAAAAGGTTTAACTCATCGGAATATGGGATAATGCTGCCAATCTCCTACGACAAAGACAAAGCACAAGCAGCACATAGCTCTGAACACTCGGCCTGTAGGCCACTCTCTCTAACACCTTCCTTCTCAGCAGATAGGCAGGGTCCATGGTGGAGGGCTGGTAGAAAGAAGGGGAAACCTGAGATAGatttcagagttgcagggggaagGGGAAGCATTCACACACAAGCGCATACTCTCACAGAGTAAAACCCAATAATTTCTACCAATTCACTATTCAATCTGTCTCTTCAATGTTGGATTACATtgcttaaataataaaatcaagAGTTCTATTTGTAATATGAAACTGAAACATATCTACATATGCAACTCTAACAACTAAgagacttaaataaataaactcttAGTGGACCAAAAAACTGGGCTGGACTGGTTCCGTCTGGGTTTGGGTCTCCTCCAACCAGTCAAGTGATACTGCATCAATCCATCTCAACCAGCAGGCTTCCTAATTCCATTGGTTGCCAAACCATGAACCCATTAGGACCTCATGGAGAACAACCTAAGGTCTAACTCACCACCTAGGAGGGAACCAAGCAGGATTGGCACCAGATCAGAACTAGAAGTCAGTAGAAATATAGCCTATAGCTAAGCAACCAAGCAGTGTCACATGGTAACTCGTTTTTTCACTGTATACAATGACAAACATGAAAACGACATCACTCTACAGACAAAAGCTAACAAAAGAATTCATGTGATTGTCTTCAAGAATGGCAAGAATAAAACTGCAAAATGAAAGGATTTACATACCAAAAGACTGAATATTCACATTAAAAGAATATATGTTTATTCATGCTAAAAGCATTTTATTCTCTCATTTTCAAGTCACGGAAGGTCTCTTGAGGAATATGAATTTCCATAACAAAACTCAAGCAACTAAGAAAATCAGGGAGATTATTCACCTCAACTGGAACTGTGCGATCACCTGCAACCCTTTTCAGATAATCCAAATCTTTCCATTTTGTCCTGGCAGGCCAGTGGTTCATGCAATTGCTGATAACAACGGGAGAACCAGCTAGAAAGTGATCACATAAAAATTCctccaaagaaagagaagaccttttctcAACTCTCTTACAAGAGAGTGACCTAATTGGTAACACCTGTAAAACCTACAAgaataaatagaaaagaaatttaaaaaaacaaaacagttAGAAGGGTTTATCTCGAGAAGTACTACCAACACATGATGTATGGTATAGGATATATGTTAGATCATTCAAAAGGGACACAATTCTCCTTTCTCATAAACTATAACCATGAATTATTAGAAGTGGGTGTCCTTTTGAATTTGTGATAGAGGTAGCTTTATAACATAGTATTGCATTTGGTGTGCTTAACGGAAAATCGCAGGTAAATAATCACATGCTTCTGCtgcattttttctttaaatcttttgGATAGAGATAATGAAAGTTTATAGATTATTAACTTGCTTGCTTAACTGGAAATTGTTTGTCAATCGTTGTGTGATGTGCCTCTAGCCATACCCATCTGATGGATATATATTAGCGAGTTTTATATCCTGCTATTCAATAGTCAAATCACTTACCCCCACCCGATGTAGCATGGGATCTAATTTATTAGATGCAATGCTGTAATTTGTCAAAGTGTTCCATGAATTTATTGAATTCTCAGACATCAAGGTAATCAGTAGAACGAATATATGACCAGGTTTACTATTTGAGTCACCTCATTATATCAATGTGTCAGCTCAGTTAGCAGCTGAAAGGGCTTACGTATTGATCGAAAATCCTCCAATTGTAGTGAATTTTAGCTGAAAACCTCTACATTACCATTTACTATATAAGTGACAGCCTTATACGTTAGGCGTACACTCAGAAATTTGTATGCACCAATCCAGAGTCTCTTATCTTATCCAAAGTAACAATAGTTCCCCGTTTACATAGCATGAGTCAAGACCCAAGAGGTTAAAGTCCTAATTTGATGCATTTTGTCGCATAGTTATGTGCTCTTAATCTTAACAAAAAATACTCAATTCCTTCGTATCTCTTATTTTCCATTATAATCTGATTACTCAGGCAGAAGTAATTTAACAAATCTaacaacagaaaatagaaaaaataaataaatatcctCATATATCCACAGAGAAGCTAACAGACCTCACCTCCGCCTCATTGGAACGCTGGCAATTCAAAACAACTTCCCCCATGCGACGACCCTCTCCAGCATCCAACCCTTTAGCCGCATTCGATTTACTTAAAACCTTCCCGATGGCAGAATCCAAATCAGAGCGCAAAAGCATCCCTCCCATTATCAAACCCATATCAAGAACCCTAAGCGCCTCTCTGAAATCCCCGGCGTCATGGTGGAACGCCGCGACTTGTAGACACGCCATCGAGTAGGCATCTCTCCAAACAGGCAAGACCGAGTGCCATGGCCCCGAGTGGAGCTGTTCCCAAGCCATCTCACGCGCAGCCTCCGCCGCCCGGATGTCACCGGCGGCTGCCTGCGTAGCCACGCTGACGTAAGCGTAACCGCCAACGTCCGAGACTTTCTGGAGCAGATTTGATCTCTCGTTGTCCAGAGTTGGAGTTTCAAAGGAGTCACCGTCCGGCGCAGTCATGGCTGGGGTGGTGCCGTGATCTCgcaatggtggtggaggtggtggctgGGTACAGTTCCAGAGCAGTGGCGGCTTTTCTTTCCACTCTCCACTTGGCTTCCTCGGGAAGCATTTGAACTATTTGAGGGTGCGGTGGAAACCTGGAGGTGAATCTAGAGATGTGGTTCCCACTTCATCCATCAGATCGTAATCTCTTAGTTGGTAGAATATTTTCTGATTATCTAATATCTAATATGACTAAAATATTTACCAAACAATACagtaaattttaaaaatcagtaAAATTGGACTGCCAGCCTAACtcaaggtggtggtggtggtggtggtggtggtggcagtggcagAGCAGTAAAAAGAAAGGGATTCTCATGATAGTTGTGTATATTGGACTTGATCATTTGAGAACCCTACATGGTTTACTGTCCAATATTGTGAAAAAGGATTCTAGTGATAGAGTTGTGTAGTTTCCTGACCTAAGAGGTCTTTATTGTTGAAAATCAACATGGTGCACTTTAATATACATATGGTTGATGCCTATATTCGACTGATAATACATCAGTATGTTGGGTCTACTGTGTTTACCTGTGAACGAAAGTAACTTTTAATAAGGAATCCACTTTCTAGTAGGGAGAATatcgagagagagggagagagaatccTTAACTTGATTAGACGAATTCCGAGCTCGATGGTTTATTTGTAAAGTGATAACAACAAATGTATAACCAATATAtctaataaatatattttataaatattttattgtCCAATCAGTGGTCAGGACACTTTATATTAATTGGTTGATGGAGTAGGGTGTTGATAATAATTTAATTCCATGTCCTGAGGTCCATTGTGAAATGTTATAAAGTTGAGAGGTCTACATGTAATGTTTTCTATCAATTATGGGTTTTATGGTTATTACCAAACTAAAGTGCACTTAtgtataatttatttattaactGGTTGAGTATGACTTAGTGTAAGCTGTCTTAGTGTAGGAACTAATAGGATTGCATCACTTGGCATTAGCAATCCTAAGAAGGAATAAATCATGCTAAGGAGCAAAGAGAACACATTTTTTTAGCTCATCGGGGGTGAAATAGGGTAAAGTTGGGCCGGGttatttaaaaccctagcccaacccggccTTAGGTCGGGCTAAGATATCTCAATAGCCCAAACCCAACCCTGTCGGGCttagcccaacccaacccggccctgattgaccctaaatGGGCCGAGCTAggccgggttggccctgattggccttgatttttttctatttacttcatcctatgcattaaaaaactAGATAAATGTGATTGGATATtgatttgtttcatactcaattgactatcagatttttatttgggttaaaaaacttagcccaatcttaaaattgtaaatgtTGTCGTTCATAGataattagttttttatttgtgggtaaaccaatagataattagatactaaacaaaattTGTAAAATATAAACAACAAATTATAAAGaataacctaacacagggccGGGTTGTGCTGGgtttagcccgaggcctcaaccctggcccaactCGACCCTGACCCAAggcttgaaaatttcaaccctaacccacccttagggttgaaaaattcagcccaaaccctgtttgggctcaaggTGGGCCAAGTTTGGCTCggaccaaacttacacccctaatttTGAGCGAAAGAGTCTCTCCCAAAACcacagacactctctctcctctctcttactctctccAAGTGTTGGAGGTTGCCATTGTTCGAGAGAGGATTTCATTGTGTTCTTCTCCATAAAAGGGTTGAGTGGAGATTGATTCCTATTTTTACGGGTTGGGAGTTCAAGTGTTGTGAATCGTGCGAGGTGCTTCGATTGCGGCACTAAAGAGGTAAGCCTAAATCCGTATTGAGATGTAAGATTCGAATATCGTATACTACGTGTTATACCATACAATGATCATCCAATAGACTCACAACACGTGGCACCAGAGGACAACTAAGGAGTGTCAATGGGTAAGAACTATCCGCTTGAAGATCCATGACAGATAAGACGAAGAAGAACTACCCGCCCAAAGATCCATGGGTAAAAGGTCCACGGGTCTCCTCATGGAAGCAAGAAGAAGCTGGCACGCCTATCAGGTCAATCAACCTGTTAGCGCCAGCCCTATATACCCCAAGACATCACCTCTCACTAGGGGCAGCTGTATGACAGAAGGCCTAAGCACATCAGAGGCTACCAAAAACAGTATTCCAATGGACATTACCGCTTTCCAATGGAAGAAACCACTCTCCAACTCACCATTGC includes these proteins:
- the LOC122642450 gene encoding lysine-specific demethylase JMJ30 isoform X1, which translates into the protein MTAPDGDSFETPTLDNERSNLLQKVSDVGGYAYVSVATQAAAGDIRAAEAAREMAWEQLHSGPWHSVLPVWRDAYSMACLQVAAFHHDAGDFREALRVLDMGLIMGGMLLRSDLDSAIGKVLSKSNAAKGLDAGEGRRMGEVVLNCQRSNEAEVLQVLPIRSLSCKRVEKRSSLSLEEFLCDHFLAGSPVVISNCMNHWPARTKWKDLDYLKRVAGDRTVPVEVGKNYLCTEWKQELITISQLLERIHSGDSTTVGPTYLAQHPLFDQIFDLRRDILVPDYCYAGGGELRPLNAWFGPAGTLTPLHHDPHHNILAQVVGRKYVRLYPASISEDLYPYDEPMLSNSSQVDLDNPDEKQFPKAVDLDFMDCILEEGEMLYIPPKWWHYVRSLATSFSVSFWWSEGSSSPVS
- the LOC122642450 gene encoding lysine-specific demethylase JMJ30 isoform X3, whose amino-acid sequence is MTAPDGDSFETPTLDNERSNLLQKVSDVGGYAYVSVATQAAAGDIRAAEAAREMAWEQLHSGPWHSVLPVWRDAYSMACLQVAAFHHDAGDFREALRVLDMGLIMGGMLLRSDLDSAIGKVLSKSNAAKGLDAGEGRRMGEVVLNCQRSNEAEVLQVLPIRSLSCKRVEKRSSLSLEEFLCDHFLAGSPVVISNCMNHWPARTKWKDLDYLKRVAGDRTVPVEVGKNYLCTEWKQELITISQLLERIHSGDSTTVGPTYLAQHPLFDQIFDLRRDILVPDYCYAGGGELRPLNAWFGPAGTLTPLHHDPHHNILAQVVGRKYVRLYPASISEDLYPYDEPMLSNSSQQISGRSGQSR
- the LOC122642450 gene encoding lysine-specific demethylase JMJ30 isoform X2; protein product: MTAPDGDSFETPTLDNERSNLLQKVSDVGGYAYVSVATQAAAGDIRAAEAAREMAWEQLHSGPWHSVLPVWRDAYSMACLQVAAFHHDAGDFREALRVLDMGLIMGGMLLRSDLDSAIGKVLSKSNAAKGLDAGEGRRMGEVVLNCQRSNEAEVLQVLPIRSLSCKRVEKRSSLSLEEFLCDHFLAGSPVVISNCMNHWPARTKWKDLDYLKRVAGDRTVPVEVGKNYLCTEWKQELITISQLLERIHSGDSTTVGPTYLAQHPLFDQIFDLRRDILVPDYCYAGGGELRPLNAWFGPAGTLTPLHHDPHHNILAQVVGRKYVRLYPASISEDLYPYDEPMLSNSSQVDLLNCHWITCHSS
- the LOC122642450 gene encoding lysine-specific demethylase JMJ30 isoform X4 encodes the protein MTAPDGDSFETPTLDNERSNLLQKVSDVGGYAYVSVATQAAAGDIRAAEAAREMAWEQLHSGPWHSVLPVWRDAYSMACLQVAAFHHDAGDFREALRVLDMGLIMGGMLLRSDLDSAIGKVLSKSNAAKGLDAGEGRRMGEVVLNCQRSNEAEVGKNYLCTEWKQELITISQLLERIHSGDSTTVGPTYLAQHPLFDQIFDLRRDILVPDYCYAGGGELRPLNAWFGPAGTLTPLHHDPHHNILAQVVGRKYVRLYPASISEDLYPYDEPMLSNSSQVDLDNPDEKQFPKAVDLDFMDCILEEGEMLYIPPKWWHYVRSLATSFSVSFWWSEGSSSPVS